The Nostoc sp. NIES-3756 DNA window TTTGTTGGTCGCCAAGTGGTACAACTCTTGCGCGCTCAAAGCCGAAATATTTAGTGTAAAACTTTTCTGTTGCGATCGGGTCTTGAGCGCTGATTGCCATATGAGAAAAGTTTAAAAAACCCATTTCTGAATCCCTCACAGGTTAAGAGTCGGTTACATAAACGTTGCTGGGTTAATGGTAAAAAATAAAATTCTTTCCCCTCAGTTTCCTCTGCCTGGGTTCAAAATCCATACTCATCTTTAATCAGGTCAGAAACTTTCTCAGCAATCATCACAATGCCTGTATGACAGTTTCCCGAAGGTACAACAGGCATCACACTTGCATCAGCTACCCTCAGTCCTTCCACACCATAAACACGCAACTGTGGATCTACCACTGCCATATCATCCAGACCCATTTTGCAAGACCCAGCTTGATGATGATAAGAATCACCTGTTTGCTGAACAAACTCTTGTAATTGTTCCTGGCTTTGCACCTGTTTTCCTGGCATTAACTCCTGAGTTACCCAACTGGAAAAAGCCTTAGTAGCAAAAATATCACGAGCCAGCTTCACTGCTTGGATTAACCTTTCAATATCCGCTTTCACACTCAGGTAGTTGGGATTAACCAAAGGTTTATCTAGTGGGTTATCACTAGCTAGTCTGATCCAACCGCGAGACATGGGGCGGACGACACCAGGCAGAATAGAAATAGCATTGGGATAGTTTCTTCCCACAATGATGTCAAATGGCACATGAACAAAGCCAAGTTGCAGGTCTGGCCCTATCCATCCTGGCTGCGACTTACAAAATAAAGCACTTTCCGACAAGTTTAAATGAGGTGGCGGTAGTGGTTGCGATGTTTCATAAATTACCCCTGTGAGAACATGATTATGAAAGTTTTCACCTACACCTGGCACATCTGCGATCGCAGGAATATTAAACTCTTGTAAGTGACTAGGATTACCAATACCAGAGAGTAATAACAGATGAGGTGACTCTAATGCACCTGCACAGACAATTACCTCATGATTAACATAAGCGCTCTTAGTTTCACCATTTTGGATATATTCCACTCCATGACAGCGCTTACCTGTAAATAGTAGTCTAGTAGCCTGGGAGTTAGGACTTAGAGTAACATTAGGTCGTGCTAAAGCAGGATTAAGATAGGCATCAGCCATACTATGACGCTTGCCTTCCTTAATATTTACATGATGCCAGCCCACACCTTCCATCTTTGACCCATTGAAATCTGGTGTGTAAGGGTAGCCTAACTCCAAACAAGCATTAATAAAAGCTTCAGATGTCGGATTCGGATTGTGAAGTTTAGCGTTGATGACATTTAATGGCCCACACTTACCAGCCCACGGGCTAGAATCATCTTCTTGATTTTCTAATTTTTGAAAATAAGGCAAAACATCCTGATAACTCCAACCGGGACAGCCACTATAAGCCCAACCATCGTAATCTGCTGTATGCCCCCGAATGTGCATCATCAAATATAAAGTACTGCTGCCACCTATTAACTTGCCCCGTGGTTCATGGGTGATGCGTCCTTTCAGTCCTGGTTGGGGAACGCTAGTGTAGTCCCAATCTATTGCTGAACCAAGTAATGTTGGCCATGCTGAAGGGTTTTCAACATTCGCGGTAATCTTAGCTTCACCAGCCTCTAAAACCAGGACTTTTACAGCAGGATTTTCACTCAGGCGGTTAGCAAGAACTGAACCGGCGGAACCAGCCCCCACAACGATGAAATCAAATTCACTCATAGAGTCTCTTTTGTTAGTTTAACTGCTGGTTAACAAATGGGTCAAAAGGTCTAGTATCGTGAAAGTTAGCCATGTAAGCAATTTTGCCGTTCTGAAGACGGAAATAGTTAGCAACGTTAGCTTCAATTGGTACACCAC harbors:
- a CDS encoding GMC family oxidoreductase encodes the protein MSEFDFIVVGAGSAGSVLANRLSENPAVKVLVLEAGEAKITANVENPSAWPTLLGSAIDWDYTSVPQPGLKGRITHEPRGKLIGGSSTLYLMMHIRGHTADYDGWAYSGCPGWSYQDVLPYFQKLENQEDDSSPWAGKCGPLNVINAKLHNPNPTSEAFINACLELGYPYTPDFNGSKMEGVGWHHVNIKEGKRHSMADAYLNPALARPNVTLSPNSQATRLLFTGKRCHGVEYIQNGETKSAYVNHEVIVCAGALESPHLLLLSGIGNPSHLQEFNIPAIADVPGVGENFHNHVLTGVIYETSQPLPPPHLNLSESALFCKSQPGWIGPDLQLGFVHVPFDIIVGRNYPNAISILPGVVRPMSRGWIRLASDNPLDKPLVNPNYLSVKADIERLIQAVKLARDIFATKAFSSWVTQELMPGKQVQSQEQLQEFVQQTGDSYHHQAGSCKMGLDDMAVVDPQLRVYGVEGLRVADASVMPVVPSGNCHTGIVMIAEKVSDLIKDEYGF